CTTGGCTTTGAACAGTCAGGCCAACGAGAGCCTCTAACAGTGAGAATAAAGAACATCTTGGAGGAATATCCATCTGTAgcagacatttttaaagaacTCCTCCAAAATGCTGATGATGCAAGTGCAACAGAATGCAGTTTCCTCATTGACAtgagaaaaaacactgacattcgAGAGAATCTCCTTGACCCCGGCATGATCGTTTGTCACGGGCCTTCCTTGTGGTCTTTCAACAACTCTGTATTCTCAGACACAGACTTTCTGAACATCACAAGGTTGGGTGGATCAGTGAAGAGATGTGAAGCGGACAAAGTTGGCAAGTTTGGCTTGGGCTTCAACTCTGTTTATCACGTCACTGATATCCCCATCATAATGAGCAGAGAGTTCATGATCATGTTTGATCCAAACATCAATCATATCAGCAAACACATCAGAGACAGGTCTAATCCAGGAATCAAAATCAACTGgagcaaacaacagaaaaggcTGAGAAAATTCCCCAACCAGTTCAAACCTTTCATTAATGTCTTCAATTGCCAGCTTCCTCTAGCCCAAGACTCCCCATACAAATACAATGGGACACTGTTCAGACTGCCATTCAGAACAGAGCAGGAAGCCTCTCAGAGTGAAATCAGTAGTCTGTACTACAACACCACAGACATCTATTCCCTGGTTGATGAGTTCAGCATATGTGGCCATCGGTTCATTCTGTTTACTCAGCATGTTGGAAGTATGGTCCTAAAATACCTAAAATATGAAGAACCAAATCCAGCAGCAGCCCAAGATGTCGTCACCATCAACAAAAGTGTGTGGTCATCCAAAGCCTCATATGGCCCTCTAAGTATCCTAAAATCTGCAGCAAAGGTTATGAAGAAAGTAGCAAGCACCAATAGGGTCCCTGCTGATGTTCCCAGGTCTGGCTGTATCATTCGCGTTTTGGTGGAGGAGTTTCATAACGTGTTTAAACGCATTGTCGACCTCCACTCGCCACTGTTCAGAGGTTCAGAGGAAGATCCTAACCAGTACTTTGAGATGGCTGCGAAAGGTGTTCAGACAAGAAGACTCACAGACGAAATGCCCCAAAAGGCAGTCGAGGTCACCAACTGGCTCATTTGCTCATGCATGGATGTAACTGAGGCACTCAAGTTTTGCCTGAGTGATAGTGGAAAAAGACTTGGATTAGTGCCTTGTGGAGGAGTGGCTGTTCTGCTCTCAGAGGAGGATAATCGCAAATGGACAGTAAAGACAAATACCACACCAATCGGAGAGGTATTTTGTTACCTACCCCTCAGAATCAAAACAGGCCTACCAGTCCATATTAATGGCTGCTTTGCCGTGACTTCAAACCGCAAAGAGATCTGGAAGACCGACACCAAAGGACAGTGGAATTCTGTGTTCATGAGACATGTCATCGTCCAGGCCTATTTAGCAGCACTCACAATGCTACGTTCAATGGCTGAAAGTGGAGAGCTGCTCGACTACAGCTATTATGCAGCATGGCCAGATCCAAGTCAGGTGCATGATGACTTCACACTGATCAGCCAGGGTGTTTACCAAGAAATAGCCAAAGGAGGTGACAGTGAGACAGCAAAGGTTTTCTCAGACGGCAATACCTGGGTGTCAATCAAATATGTCAGATTCCTGGATGATGCCTTGCTCTGTAGGCCAGACATTGGTCCTTCTGCTTTCAAGATATTCTTGAAATACCTCAAGAAGAGTGGTTCACAAAACCTCTGTGCTGTTGAGCTCCCTGACTGGGTGAAAGAGGGGTTTGATGATGCTGGATGTAAAGGGAAGCTGAtggaaaacacactgacagagaagCAGTTCTTTTCAGATGTCTTTTTCCCTCACATCCAGGAAATCGACAAAGAGCTTCGAGATCCCCTGATGCATTATGTCTTGAATGAGAAACTTGAAGAATTTGCATCAATACTCAAGGTTACTCCCTGTATCCCATGCTCTGGCCCCAATAAGGAACTGGTTTTACCCTCCAGACTCATTCACCCAGAGGGAAGAGTTGCAAAACTCTACAACTCTGACGATGGAAGATTTCCTGAAGGGACTTCTAAAGACTATCTAAACCCTGTGTGTTTAGTGAAGCTTGTGCAGTTAGGCATGGTTAAAGATGATCTGTCATGGGAGGACCTGATTGAACGTGCTCAATCTGTTATTGATCTCAACGAAAATGATCACACAGTGGCATGCTTTCGTAGCAGTATACTACTCAGTCTCATCGACGAAAAGCTGAAAATGAGAGATTCAGGAGCAGCCGACCTCTTAGAAAAGCTACAGAACATCAAGTTCCTTCCATTCCTGACAAGACCTGCAGGCTTCTCATTGCCATGGCATGGGAACAACTTTTCCCCAACAACAATGTTCTCTGCTAAAGAACTCTTCACAACTGAACATCAGGATACAGTGTGTCTGATGAAGCCAATCCTAAATGAGAATTCTCCATCTTTTAAAGGGTGTGGCGCAATGTCATTGGCTGTTAAAGACTGCCTGGGTCTAATAAGGAAGCCCTCAGTTGGACTGGTCATAAGTCAACTCAAGAAACTGTCCCAATCATTTGATGGTGTCACACTGTATCAGGAAAACATAACGAATGCCTGTTACAAATTTCTTCACGAGGAAATGCTACAGGATGAGAATGCAAAAGGACAAATAACTGAGGAACTGAAGGCATTCAATTCCATCCTGGTGGAGAACACATATGTCAATCCCTCCAAAGTTGCGTTCCACCTGAATTTTGATGCAGCTCCACATTTGTATCAACTCCctaacaaatacagaaacagcTGTCGTGAGCTCTTTGAAAATGTTGGGGTACATCCCAGTTTCACAGTTGAGGATTTTTCAGTAGTTCTTGAAAGCGTGAAGCAAGAATGTGGGCGAAGGGTGCTCACTGAAGAGAACTTCCAATTGTGTCGTAGAATTATTAGTGAAGGAATATGGAGCTTGATCCGGGACAAGAACCAAGAATACTGCCAAGCAAATTATGGTGGCATCCTGTTACCTGACTCTAATTTGACACTGCAGCCATCAAAATCACTGTGCTACAATGACTGTCCTTGGATCAAAGTCAGAGACTCTTCTGTGAAATACTGCCATGGGGATATTCCACGAGAGGTTGCTGTGAAATTAGGAGCAATCCCAAAACGTCACAAAGCCTTGGAGAGATATGCCTCAAATGTCTGCTTCTCTCCACTTGGGAGTGAGTTTGGGCAGAAAGAAAAACTCACAAGCAGAATTAAAAGCATTCTCAATGCTTATCcatcagaaaaagaaatgctAAAAGAGCTGCTTCAAAATGCAGATGACGCCAAAGCCACTGAaatttactttgtttttgattCAAGAATACACCCCACAGACAGAATATTTGATGATAAGTGGATCCCGATGCAAGGGCCTGCCCTCTGTGTATATAACAACCAGCCTTTCACAGAGGATGATGTCAGAGGTATACAGAACCTTGGAAGAGGAACAAAAGAGGCCAATCCAGGCAAAACTGGTCAGTATGGCATAGGATTCAACTCTGTCTATCACATCACTGACTGCCCATCATTTATCTCAAACAATGACATTCTGTGCATCTTTGATCCACATGCACAGTATGCACCTGGTGCTACATCTGTGAGTCCTGGAAGAATGTTTAGGGACTTGGACTCTGATTTCAGATCTCAGTTTTCGGATGTTCTAAATCTTTACCTGGGAGTTCATTTTAACTTAGAACGCTGCACAATGTTCAGATTCCCCATCCGCACTGCGGAGATGGCAAAGACGTCAGAGATTAGTTCAGTCCCTGCATCAGACAGAATGGTGCAAAACCTTCTGGATAAGCTAAAAACTGATGGTGCAGAGCTTTTGATGTTCCTCAACCACATGGAGAAAATATCAATCTGTGAAATTGATAATGCATCTGGAGAACTAAAAGTGCTCTATTCTGTGACAGCCAGAATAACAGATGGTGATCGGTTAAAACGCAAACAGTTTCATGCCTCAGTCATTgacagtgtgacaaaaaagaagCAGCTCGCTGCTATCCCAGTCCAACAGATAACCTACACAATGGACATAGAGGACACTGATGGAAATTTGACCACATGGATGATCTGCAATCGATCTGGCTTCCCTGTAATTGAAAATATCTCAAAAAGTGTGGTTTCAGCTCACAAAAATGAAGACATAACTCTATTTCCACGTGGAGGAGTAGCTGCATGTGTGAGCCATAACTACAGAAAACCTCACAGAGCCTTCTGCTTTCTGCCCCTTTCACTGGAGACTGGCCTACCTTTTCATGTCAATGGGCATTTTGCCTTAGACTCTGCTAGAAGAAACCTATGGAGAGATGATAATGGGGTGGGGGTAAGGAGTGACTGGAATAACAatttgatgacatcactgatAGCCCCTGCCTGTGTAGAACTGCTGATTCAGCTCAAGCGTCAATATTTCCCAGGTCCTGATCCCACCATGACTGTACTACAAGGAACACCGCTTCATGTTGTAAAGGATACATTGCGGAAATATCTGTTCTTCTTCCCAGTCAACAGACTTGATATACAGCCAGATTGGTACTGCTTGGTTAAAGCGGTATACAACTGTATCCATGCTGACCTGAAGCGCCTCCTTCCTGTAGTCAGAGCAGCGCACATTGACAACTCTGACATTCACTCtgtcatttacatttcatgGGTGAATACATCCACTGCAAACAAAGGCAGAGCCTTTTTTGATAATCTGCTGCAAGATGAGCTTCAGcacctgaaaaacacagagtaCAACATCACCTCGAGGAAGTCTGTGGCTGAAAATGTCTACAGGCTGAAAACCTTGCTACTTGATATTGGATTCAACCTTGTTCACAGCTGTGATGAGACAGCAAATCTCTACTTCTGTTTGGAAGATGCAGGAATACCAGTCCATTATGTGACACCAGAGGATGTCCGCAACTTTCTCCACACTTTCTCATCCCCAGACACATCATGTCATGTTGGAAAACTCCCCTGCCGTCTACAACAGTCAAACTACAAGCTAGTTCATAACTTGAAGATTCTGGTGGACTACTGCTTCAAAGATATAGTGGTGAATGAAGTTAAAATTGAGGGTTTGCCTCTGCTGACAACAATGGACAATATGCTTCAGGCGTTTGATTCCAAGAGACCAAAGTTTCTGACAGCACATCATGAGCTAATCTCTTCAAGGAAAGAAATGTTCATGAATACATTGTACCTCAGGTACAGCAACATCCTTTTGAAAGCAGGAGCTGCAAAGATCTTTGACATCAGCTGCTTTGGTGACCTACTGGGGTCTGTTCTTCCAAGAGAGTATCGAACAAGGATCCCTGTAAAGTGGAGAGACACGTTTGCAAGTGAATCTTGGCTGAAGAATGTGTGGAACTTCATCAGTGAGAATATCGCTCTCAAGGAGGATGAGGTGGACATCAAACCCAGTTTTGACACAGTGCTTGACATCCTGAAAGACTGGGCTTTGCTACCTGGTGTCAAATTCATGGCAAGAGAAAAGATAGTTGTCCCTGAGCATGATGTGCTTTTACCTCTGAGTTTGATAAACATTGCCATATTTCCACAGGGCCAAAATGACAAAGTCTTTCACACTCTAATGAAAGCAGGGTGCATTCAGCTTGCTGTGAACAAAACCTGTGTCAAAGAGAATCCCATCATGCCTTTTCTGACACAACACTCGGCAAACATCGAAAATCCATCAAGTGTTCTCAAAGCCGTAGAGTACATGATTCAGACATCTACATTCAAAGCAGCAAACCTGACTGACAAGGACTTTGAGGCTCTTCTGTTGTATTTCAACTGCAACCTAGCTAACCTCACACAACAGGACGCACAGAGCCTAAAGCTCCTCCCATGCTTTAAATCAGTGAGTGGGAGATACATCAGCATTGCAAACTATGGGGCAAACTATGTCCTTGCAAAAAGCATTCCCACTGCGGACATAGACAAATGGGCTCACACAGCCTCCTTTGCCTTTCTTGCTGACAGTCCACAGCTGAAAGAACTGTACACTTTCCTTGGCTGCATGCCAATTGATGACTTAGAAATCTACCTTCAACATCTCCTGCCAAAGTTTGAGAGTCTTTCCTATGATGCCAAAGTTGAACATATTGTCTACTTGAAGGAGAGACTTTTGTCAATGGAAGAGTCATGTGAGGTGAAGGATCAGCTCTATGAGAAATTGGAGGGACTGTCGTTCATCTATGACTACTCAAACAGACTCAGGTCAGCCAAGTTTTTCTATGATGAGACAGCGAAGGTGTTTGAGGTTATGCTGCCTGCAAAGTCATTCATACCAAGGGATTTCTTTAAGAAGGTTGAGCAGGTGTCAAAACCCAAGAATGGGACGTTGTTGCTCACCTCATGGATAACTTTTCTGAGAAATATCGGTCTCAAGCACGAAGTGTCACAGCAGCAAGTTCTTCAGTTTGCAAAAGAGGTCAGCATCAAAGCCCAAACAGAGAACTGGGCGAAAGAAAAAGTGCAAACCATTGTTGATGTCCTCTTGAACCACATTTTCAAAGAGAGGATGGACCTGTTCCAGGGTACTTTTCTCAAAGAGCTCTCAATGATACCATTCCTGTGTCCTGAGAGAGCCCCCAAAGAACTCATCAAGCTGCATTCACAGTACCAAGAGATGAGTGGCACACTTCCTCTGATTCGCTTCAGTGGGTCTCAGGTAAATCCAAAATTCAAGCAAACAGATATCATTCATTTGCTTTGGACATCCTGCCCAATTCTGCCTGAGAAAGCTACACCATCAAGCATAAAGGACCAGGAAGAGAGCACTCTCACTGGGCAGGAGCAACTTGACCAAGTGCTGAACATGTTAGGTGTCAACTTGGATCCACCATTAGAGAAAGTCATAAGCAATTGCAAGAACATCTGCAACATATCCAACCCAGATGATGAAATGGTGAAAACCAGGAACAAAGTTTTAAGGTCCACCTACGAGTTCCTCAATGCAGATAAAAGAGATTTCCGTTACCAGCTCCGTGGGGTGGCTTTTGTCATGGTTGAAGATGGCTGGAAACTGCTGAAACCTGAAGAGGTTGTCATTAATTTGGACAATGAATCTGACTTTAAACCCTACTTGTACAAATTACCACTAGAACTTGGGACCTTTCATCAACTGTTCAAACTTCTTGGCACAGAAGACATTGTGTCAACCAAACAGTATGTAGAAGTGCTGTGGCGAATTTACAGAAGTTCGGAGGGCAAGCAGCTTGACCCAAATGA
The Pempheris klunzingeri isolate RE-2024b chromosome 4, fPemKlu1.hap1, whole genome shotgun sequence genome window above contains:
- the sacs gene encoding sacsin; translated protein: MANCPDPWLPRVTVRHEYIGLKSYQVSPFTSVHDVKQLLYEETNLPVEEQRLTHNGRVLDDSVQIRTLVPAGSPEVCVTLEGRGLKGGGRFGQTTPPLVEFLKDILRRYPEGGQILKELIQNAEDAGATEVKFMYNETEYGVESLWSPDMAQHQGTALYVYNDAVFTAEDWNGIQEIARSRKREDPLKVGRFGIGFNSVYHVTDVPSIFSGDQIAMLDPHQTLFGVNESGQCWNLKTDIKEITELADQFAPYIGMFGSSENTIKDGSFPGTLFRFPLRLKPSQLSGNIYNKEKVLELFESFKADADTVLLFLKSVQKISLHVRESDGTERMLFQVTASENTDDKLERPNALKTLGQAIDSYSNGVPSSSITCVTYQVNIETQDETAKETQRMTWLVCNGVGGRGMCTELDSLADDLKFIPTIGIALPLTLANKEDKGATSGFSGRAFCFLPLPPGEESETGLPVHVSGFFGLTDNRRSIKWREVDQWRDPAALWNELLIITVIPRAYFTLITEAIKRVQTKKDQDFPLSATGTYGAWPDPKQVKSRWKPILQPLFHDLLQQQVIYSLSESWIQVDQAVFSELDTDEDISETVINYLQNSGMQVAKVPAVVDFVLAAYATESTEVKKVTPSLLRQVTRKYKHKGPSQEKLLLLEFVLSDSSYTDLIGLELLPLQDETFTTFSSSVSEKDSIYIASEEYPRSLYPGLEGRFLLESIKPSVMDSLKKAAKSRVQQYLWGCSGRPCTQLQVLNPERSARLIKEILSIAWPTRDFIVQWEPGNRELKHPTVSWLKMIWKHLYIHFADDLSTFEDMPLIPLVPLEETMDIVKLLRLKTPSPIILVDEEDAPLSKSLLDIMEKLGGVVIKKLDSCLQHPLLKNYIHPSSPGMLLQIMDRLSTQRLSSQVSSFSVKEKIALRNFLAGLSDITEREKHTLLELSIFEKVGAYSEGTSAFTSLRGARALHHRAKYPPDVKLSINLVGCCDEESIRLIKMLNVEQVKTTECLKMIIQDIERGFYTTDEITQIMLWALKHLAFLKNENSSVIGWLSALKFIQLPCGKSVKASDLFDLELEILQNLFYMEEKTRFPTSTFTSSPDILHSLRQLGLRNEVQLTEKDALKVAKKIEELQSSKDPVWDLIIKKAKTLLQILNRQTKLVKSADAQSSLLKLKWVPVCKERPPTYPKSLAWVGDTLHICSLSEICDISHAVLVGSSVALVEHTSAGMKKALKLTVEPQVDQVLQHLKAVNDWHKSQAFTTEDWYQFQQILFEIYGFMQAHLEDAREAMKSLPFDWVWTGKTFSSPGHTVLKPLPDLDLQPYLYTLPKTIRKFHKLFKFCGSVEEVVPGHVFEVISTIRERCEGEISKEESKRDILLLINALRWLYNSQITVDVNMHVPILCYKDPCKLAMKPIHECTYCDIKVDDLNDLLEDASEPIILVHDDIPMKTAEWLKVPCLSTRLINPENLGFEQSGQREPLTVRIKNILEEYPSVADIFKELLQNADDASATECSFLIDMRKNTDIRENLLDPGMIVCHGPSLWSFNNSVFSDTDFLNITRLGGSVKRCEADKVGKFGLGFNSVYHVTDIPIIMSREFMIMFDPNINHISKHIRDRSNPGIKINWSKQQKRLRKFPNQFKPFINVFNCQLPLAQDSPYKYNGTLFRLPFRTEQEASQSEISSLYYNTTDIYSLVDEFSICGHRFILFTQHVGSMVLKYLKYEEPNPAAAQDVVTINKSVWSSKASYGPLSILKSAAKVMKKVASTNRVPADVPRSGCIIRVLVEEFHNVFKRIVDLHSPLFRGSEEDPNQYFEMAAKGVQTRRLTDEMPQKAVEVTNWLICSCMDVTEALKFCLSDSGKRLGLVPCGGVAVLLSEEDNRKWTVKTNTTPIGEVFCYLPLRIKTGLPVHINGCFAVTSNRKEIWKTDTKGQWNSVFMRHVIVQAYLAALTMLRSMAESGELLDYSYYAAWPDPSQVHDDFTLISQGVYQEIAKGGDSETAKVFSDGNTWVSIKYVRFLDDALLCRPDIGPSAFKIFLKYLKKSGSQNLCAVELPDWVKEGFDDAGCKGKLMENTLTEKQFFSDVFFPHIQEIDKELRDPLMHYVLNEKLEEFASILKVTPCIPCSGPNKELVLPSRLIHPEGRVAKLYNSDDGRFPEGTSKDYLNPVCLVKLVQLGMVKDDLSWEDLIERAQSVIDLNENDHTVACFRSSILLSLIDEKLKMRDSGAADLLEKLQNIKFLPFLTRPAGFSLPWHGNNFSPTTMFSAKELFTTEHQDTVCLMKPILNENSPSFKGCGAMSLAVKDCLGLIRKPSVGLVISQLKKLSQSFDGVTLYQENITNACYKFLHEEMLQDENAKGQITEELKAFNSILVENTYVNPSKVAFHLNFDAAPHLYQLPNKYRNSCRELFENVGVHPSFTVEDFSVVLESVKQECGRRVLTEENFQLCRRIISEGIWSLIRDKNQEYCQANYGGILLPDSNLTLQPSKSLCYNDCPWIKVRDSSVKYCHGDIPREVAVKLGAIPKRHKALERYASNVCFSPLGSEFGQKEKLTSRIKSILNAYPSEKEMLKELLQNADDAKATEIYFVFDSRIHPTDRIFDDKWIPMQGPALCVYNNQPFTEDDVRGIQNLGRGTKEANPGKTGQYGIGFNSVYHITDCPSFISNNDILCIFDPHAQYAPGATSVSPGRMFRDLDSDFRSQFSDVLNLYLGVHFNLERCTMFRFPIRTAEMAKTSEISSVPASDRMVQNLLDKLKTDGAELLMFLNHMEKISICEIDNASGELKVLYSVTARITDGDRLKRKQFHASVIDSVTKKKQLAAIPVQQITYTMDIEDTDGNLTTWMICNRSGFPVIENISKSVVSAHKNEDITLFPRGGVAACVSHNYRKPHRAFCFLPLSLETGLPFHVNGHFALDSARRNLWRDDNGVGVRSDWNNNLMTSLIAPACVELLIQLKRQYFPGPDPTMTVLQGTPLHVVKDTLRKYLFFFPVNRLDIQPDWYCLVKAVYNCIHADLKRLLPVVRAAHIDNSDIHSVIYISWVNTSTANKGRAFFDNLLQDELQHLKNTEYNITSRKSVAENVYRLKTLLLDIGFNLVHSCDETANLYFCLEDAGIPVHYVTPEDVRNFLHTFSSPDTSCHVGKLPCRLQQSNYKLVHNLKILVDYCFKDIVVNEVKIEGLPLLTTMDNMLQAFDSKRPKFLTAHHELISSRKEMFMNTLYLRYSNILLKAGAAKIFDISCFGDLLGSVLPREYRTRIPVKWRDTFASESWLKNVWNFISENIALKEDEVDIKPSFDTVLDILKDWALLPGVKFMAREKIVVPEHDVLLPLSLINIAIFPQGQNDKVFHTLMKAGCIQLAVNKTCVKENPIMPFLTQHSANIENPSSVLKAVEYMIQTSTFKAANLTDKDFEALLLYFNCNLANLTQQDAQSLKLLPCFKSVSGRYISIANYGANYVLAKSIPTADIDKWAHTASFAFLADSPQLKELYTFLGCMPIDDLEIYLQHLLPKFESLSYDAKVEHIVYLKERLLSMEESCEVKDQLYEKLEGLSFIYDYSNRLRSAKFFYDETAKVFEVMLPAKSFIPRDFFKKVEQVSKPKNGTLLLTSWITFLRNIGLKHEVSQQQVLQFAKEVSIKAQTENWAKEKVQTIVDVLLNHIFKERMDLFQGTFLKELSMIPFLCPERAPKELIKLHSQYQEMSGTLPLIRFSGSQVNPKFKQTDIIHLLWTSCPILPEKATPSSIKDQEESTLTGQEQLDQVLNMLGVNLDPPLEKVISNCKNICNISNPDDEMVKTRNKVLRSTYEFLNADKRDFRYQLRGVAFVMVEDGWKLLKPEEVVINLDNESDFKPYLYKLPLELGTFHQLFKLLGTEDIVSTKQYVEVLWRIYRSSEGKQLDPNEMRTVKRVVSGLFKSLHNDPVEIRKDLESLRDLTYYLPSHDGRLAKSCSLVFDDAPHYKSRIQGNVGVQMLVDMSQCYLGKDHAFHTKLIMLLPQKLRPRLLSSILEEQLDEDSPKMCQFGALCSLQGRLQLLLSSEQFITGLIRIMKHENDNAYLVNEEKAIRLCKALCEGLKVSCFEKLQTTLRVKGCSPIPHSRSETLAFLKRYGTAVIHLYIQHSDSKDINFLLALAMTLKSATDNLISDTSYLIAMLGCNDIYRITEKLDNLGVKYDSTEPSQLELPLPGTPIPSEIHHTLLMDPMNVFYPGEYVGYLVDSEGGDMYGSYQPTYTYAIIVQEVEREEEENTSFLGKCFQIDIGYSEYKIVSSLDLYKFSRQDESAHVRDSSAPSTPTSPNSRSSGLQMIPPLFSGKENRRPPTQKQSPKKIKLHALPEILKEVTLVVEQAWRLPETERKKIIRRLYLKWHPDKNAENLDVATEVFKHLQNEINRMEKQSLADQQNTDRASRRSYSSSSRFQSEKFSFQRFYSSWNQEATNHKSERQQFREHYTSYAGSSHSHRFFVPPTFKTVGNPVEARRWLRQARANYSAARNDLHKNANEWVCFKCYLATKLALIAADYAVRGKSDKDVKPTALAQKVEEYNSQLKGLASDVQILEGYGVDSLRTRYPDLLPFPQIPNDRYTSEVAMRVMECTARIIIKLETFVQQKI